One window from the genome of Salvia miltiorrhiza cultivar Shanhuang (shh) chromosome 7, IMPLAD_Smil_shh, whole genome shotgun sequence encodes:
- the LOC130994192 gene encoding uncharacterized protein LOC130994192, whose product MDFYKKQVEDFRHVLIGRLLLCKGDKPRTIIDLKVELQQLWHIKERWTLTPMAKGFYILNFSSAEDKALVKQRTGWELSKGSLRIREWVSFFDPYKEISSLCHVWVRIYYLPIELWHPEVFASIGRIIGLPILFDSTSVHREVGHFTRMLVEVDLAQPLQESMTLGCGNNSFYIEFSDEQLPLYCSHCRLTGHSRDKCNKSKAAMKEDVDPRPELIDTMKGAHIKDPSGDGFAAARAKGRNWQPIDRSSKKVHQPALLAGQRHPADNIVDKNALKALHQRRQSVEGVAIMDANPFGPLANEDPLKDTVSYISPAREAGEAALGQIAQLSAEQNIGTFANFQSSPIA is encoded by the coding sequence ATGGATTTCTACAAGAAGCAAGTCGAAGATTTCCGCCACGTCCTTATTGGAAGACTTCTGCTCTGTAAGGGAGATAAACCGAGAACTATTATCGATCTTAAAGTGGAACTTCAACAGCTTTGGCACATAAAGGAGCGCTGGACTCTTACCCCGATGGCTAAAGGATTTTATATCCTGAATTTCAGCAGTGCAGAGGACAAGGCGTTGGTGAAGCAGCGAACTGGATGGGAACTGTCAAAAGGTTCTCTCCGCATCAGAGAATGGGTTAGTTTCTTCGATCCTTATAAAGAAATATCTTCATTATGCCATGTTTGGGTCAGAATATACTACCTTCCAATTGAGTTATGGCATCCGGAAGTCTTTGCTTCCATTGGTCGAATAATAGGACTTCCAATACTTTTTGATAGCACTTCAGTGCATAGAGAAGTGGGACACTTTACCCGGATGTTGGTGGAAGTGGATTTGGCTCAGCCTCTCCAAGAATCTATGACGCTTGGCTGTGGGAATAACTCTTTCTATATCGAATTCTCCGACGAGCAGTTACCTCTCTACTGTTCTCATTGTCGGCTTACGGGGCATAGTAGAGATAAATGCAATAAGAGCAAAGCGGCGATGAAAGAGGATGTTGATCCGAGGCCGGAGCTGATTGACACCATGAAGGGTGCTCATATCAAAGACCCGTCTGGGGATGGTTTTGCTGCCGCTAGAGCAAAGGGCAGAAACTGGCAGCCTATTGATCGATCTTCTAAGAAAGTACACCAGCCTGCTCTTTTAGCGGGACAGCGACATCCCGCCGATAATATTGTAGATAAGAATGCTCTGAAGGCTTTGCATCAGAGGAGACAATCGGTCGAGGGTGTTGCGATTATGGATGCTAATCCGTTTGGGCCGTTAGCTAATGAAGATCCGCTTAAGGATACAGTGTCTTATATTTCGCCGGCAAGGGAGGCGGGTGAGGCTGCTCTGGGCCAGATAGCACAACTTTCTGCAGAACAGAATATTGGGACTTTTGCCAATTTCCAGTCATCTCCCATTGCATGA